In the Flavobacterium sp. J372 genome, one interval contains:
- a CDS encoding glycoside hydrolase family 3 N-terminal domain-containing protein, with translation MRYNKTLLLLLACSMSLFAQKAKDNTKRDQFISGLMAKMTIDEKIAQTVQYTADGTVTGPKTGINYIDEIKRGNVGSILNATGVKYTRELQKLNLDNSRLKIPLIFGHDVIHGFRTIFPITLGEAASWDLSAVELSARVAAREAAAAGVHWTFAPMVDISRDPRWGRVSEGSGEDTYLGSKMAFARVRGFQGHDLMSTDVILACTKHFAAYGAAEAGRDYNTVDMSERVLRETYLPPFKATVDAGVGSFMTSFNEIAGVPATASKFLLRDILKKEWGFKGFVVTDYTAINELIPHGVARDSAHAGELAMVAGVDMEMVGGIYMKNLKKLLAEKRVTEAQINDACRRVLEAKYDLGLFTDPYRQSSEQREKAELTKKENLDAALMVANKSMVLLKNSNNVLPLRKEQKVAFVGPLVSDEHNIIGSWAATGDRSGFAVSVQEGVNKIVTDKNKVTFDKGVEIVDSRRDMMQAALNNARKADVIVAVMGEFENMTGEAASRTNIDLPGIQKEFLAELKKLGKPVVLVLMNGRPLTLTWENDNMDAILEAWYPGTMGGDAIAQTLYGINNPSGKLPMTFPRNIGQIPLYYNHKNTGRPYLGPSDPEQKYKSRYIDVDNSPLYPFGYGLSYSTFSYSNLKLSSAKMQMNGKLKVSVDVTNTGNYDGEEVIQLYVRDVVGSVTRPVKELKGFKKLLIKKGQKQTVDFELTTEDLKFYNIDMKFVAEPGDFEVFVGGSSDAILKDKFELVK, from the coding sequence ATGAGATATAACAAAACCTTACTATTACTGCTTGCCTGTTCAATGTCGCTTTTCGCGCAAAAGGCAAAAGATAATACAAAGCGCGATCAGTTTATTTCAGGACTGATGGCAAAGATGACCATTGACGAGAAAATAGCGCAAACCGTACAATATACCGCCGATGGTACCGTGACAGGCCCAAAAACAGGCATAAACTACATAGATGAAATTAAACGCGGGAATGTAGGTTCAATCCTTAATGCTACCGGAGTGAAATATACCCGCGAACTACAGAAACTCAACCTGGACAATTCAAGGCTGAAGATTCCGCTCATTTTTGGGCATGACGTAATTCATGGTTTCCGTACAATATTCCCGATAACGTTGGGCGAAGCCGCAAGCTGGGACTTATCTGCAGTTGAGCTTTCGGCACGTGTAGCAGCCCGTGAAGCAGCAGCAGCAGGCGTACACTGGACGTTTGCCCCGATGGTAGATATAAGCCGTGACCCGCGTTGGGGCCGTGTAAGCGAAGGCTCGGGTGAAGATACTTACCTCGGTTCAAAGATGGCGTTTGCGCGTGTCAGGGGCTTCCAGGGACATGATTTAATGTCGACTGATGTGATACTTGCATGTACCAAGCACTTTGCGGCATATGGAGCAGCAGAGGCAGGGCGTGACTATAACACTGTTGATATGAGTGAGCGTGTACTGCGTGAAACATACCTGCCGCCATTTAAAGCCACAGTTGATGCGGGAGTGGGCTCGTTCATGACATCATTTAATGAAATTGCAGGTGTTCCTGCAACAGCAAGCAAGTTCCTTTTGCGCGATATCCTGAAGAAGGAATGGGGTTTTAAAGGCTTCGTTGTAACGGATTATACTGCTATAAATGAGCTTATTCCCCATGGGGTGGCGCGTGATTCGGCTCATGCAGGTGAGCTTGCAATGGTTGCCGGCGTTGATATGGAAATGGTGGGTGGCATCTACATGAAGAACCTGAAGAAACTTTTGGCCGAAAAGCGTGTTACGGAAGCCCAGATTAATGATGCATGCCGCCGTGTGCTTGAAGCGAAATATGACCTTGGGCTATTTACCGACCCATACCGCCAAAGCAGCGAACAGCGTGAAAAAGCGGAACTTACAAAGAAAGAAAACCTTGATGCAGCACTTATGGTTGCTAACAAATCAATGGTGTTGCTGAAGAATAGCAATAATGTGCTGCCGCTTCGCAAAGAACAAAAGGTAGCGTTTGTGGGCCCTTTAGTGAGCGATGAGCACAATATAATAGGCTCATGGGCTGCAACTGGCGACAGGAGCGGATTTGCTGTAAGCGTGCAGGAAGGTGTAAATAAGATAGTTACAGATAAAAATAAGGTCACTTTCGATAAAGGTGTCGAGATTGTTGACAGCCGTCGGGATATGATGCAGGCCGCGCTAAACAATGCCCGCAAAGCCGATGTGATCGTGGCTGTGATGGGTGAGTTTGAGAATATGACGGGGGAGGCCGCAAGCCGTACAAACATTGACCTTCCGGGGATACAGAAAGAGTTTTTGGCAGAACTTAAAAAGCTTGGAAAGCCTGTGGTTCTGGTACTTATGAACGGGCGTCCGCTTACACTAACATGGGAAAATGACAACATGGATGCCATCCTCGAAGCGTGGTATCCCGGTACAATGGGCGGTGATGCCATCGCGCAAACCTTATACGGAATCAACAACCCGTCGGGTAAGCTGCCAATGACTTTCCCGAGAAACATTGGGCAAATCCCGCTTTACTACAACCACAAAAATACGGGCAGGCCTTATTTGGGTCCGTCTGATCCGGAACAAAAATACAAGTCAAGATACATCGATGTGGATAACAGCCCCCTTTATCCCTTCGGCTATGGCCTGAGTTACAGCACGTTCAGCTATTCAAACCTGAAATTATCTTCAGCTAAAATGCAAATGAACGGCAAATTGAAAGTAAGTGTAGATGTTACAAACACGGGTAATTACGATGGTGAAGAAGTTATTCAGTTGTATGTAAGGGATGTAGTTGGGTCAGTAACACGCCCTGTAAAAGAGTTGAAAGGCTTTAAAAAGCTTCTAATCAAAAAAGGCCAGAAGCAAACTGTTGATTTTGAGCTTACAACGGAAGACTTGAAGTTCTATAATATTGATATGAAATTTGTAGCTGAGCCGGGCGATTTTGAAGTTTTTGTTGGCGGAAGCTCTGATGCAATACTGAAAGATAAATTTGAGTTAGTCAAGTAG
- a CDS encoding glycoside hydrolase family 97 protein: MRLSLSSILLFCFCIASAQKVSSPSNKISAEFKLAGNGTPTYSVTFKNKPVINASNLGFTLKDLPAFDNGFTITGTSNKTVNESWRPVLGEVSVIRNNYNELTINLQQNQTGRLLNIIFRVFDEGVAFRYEFPKQPNLNYFIVSEEKTQFNLTGDHKAFWIPADFDSQEYVYSETNLSQADNDKLNLNNGISTKSIPQRFAVQSPLMMKSKDGLYINIFEAATINYPVMHLKLDPAKFTLTSLLAPNAVGDLAYLQAPAHTPWRTVMVSDDARDIVAQKMVLNLNEPSKIDDTSWIKPMKYVGIWWEMHVSKSTWDYSGTQEASQSKFSGRKPHGATTENTMRYIDFAKKHGFDGVLVEGWNTGWEDWFGNWKEEVFDFTSPYPDFDIKAISNYAKKQGVKMIMHHETSGSVANYERRMDRAYKVMQQFGYPAVKTGYVGRIIPRGEFHDGQAMVNHFNYVPQRAAEYKIMVNSHESSRPTGVHRTWPNYIAAEAARGNEFNGWSSGNPPAHETILPFTRLLGGPMDYTPGIFEIKMNIYDPAKTEQVHTTLAKQLALYVTLYSPLQMAADLPENYEKYPDAFQFIKDVAADWDDTKVLEAEPGDYLTIARKEKGKENWFLGAITDENVRQATVSLDFLTPGKKYKAVIYQDGKNAHWEKNPKSYEIKTQTVTSKSKLKLNLAAGGGTAISFMPVN; this comes from the coding sequence ATGAGATTATCCCTGTCTTCCATCCTGCTTTTTTGCTTTTGCATCGCATCGGCACAAAAAGTTTCTTCGCCTTCTAATAAAATTTCGGCTGAATTTAAATTAGCAGGAAACGGCACACCAACCTATTCTGTAACATTCAAAAATAAACCTGTCATTAATGCGAGTAATCTCGGATTTACATTAAAAGACTTGCCGGCGTTTGACAATGGTTTTACAATTACCGGTACATCAAACAAAACCGTAAATGAGTCATGGAGGCCTGTGCTTGGTGAGGTGTCCGTTATCAGGAATAACTATAACGAGTTAACAATAAATCTTCAGCAGAACCAAACGGGCAGGCTTCTCAATATCATCTTCCGCGTGTTTGATGAAGGCGTGGCATTCCGTTACGAATTCCCGAAACAGCCGAACCTGAACTATTTCATCGTTTCTGAGGAAAAAACCCAATTTAATCTTACGGGCGACCATAAAGCTTTTTGGATTCCGGCAGATTTTGACAGCCAGGAATATGTTTATAGCGAAACGAATTTATCTCAGGCCGACAATGACAAACTGAACCTGAACAACGGGATTTCTACAAAATCAATTCCGCAAAGATTTGCTGTGCAGTCGCCACTGATGATGAAAAGCAAAGACGGCCTGTACATCAACATTTTTGAGGCGGCAACCATAAATTACCCGGTGATGCACCTTAAGCTTGACCCTGCGAAATTTACGCTTACATCTCTTTTAGCGCCAAATGCTGTAGGCGATTTAGCTTACCTCCAGGCACCTGCACATACTCCTTGGAGAACTGTTATGGTAAGCGATGACGCGCGTGACATCGTAGCGCAAAAGATGGTGCTGAACCTGAATGAGCCATCAAAAATTGATGATACGTCATGGATTAAGCCAATGAAATACGTGGGTATTTGGTGGGAAATGCATGTGAGCAAATCTACCTGGGACTACAGCGGTACACAGGAGGCTTCGCAAAGCAAGTTCAGCGGGCGCAAACCTCATGGCGCGACTACCGAAAATACTATGCGCTATATCGACTTTGCTAAAAAGCACGGCTTCGACGGTGTTTTGGTGGAAGGCTGGAACACCGGCTGGGAAGACTGGTTCGGCAACTGGAAAGAAGAGGTATTTGACTTTACGTCACCGTATCCTGATTTCGACATAAAAGCGATTAGCAATTACGCCAAAAAGCAGGGAGTAAAGATGATAATGCACCACGAGACATCAGGCTCGGTTGCTAACTATGAGCGCCGCATGGATCGTGCATATAAAGTTATGCAGCAATTTGGCTACCCGGCTGTAAAAACCGGCTATGTAGGTCGTATCATTCCGCGCGGGGAGTTCCATGACGGGCAGGCAATGGTAAACCATTTTAACTATGTGCCGCAACGCGCTGCAGAATATAAGATAATGGTGAACTCGCATGAGTCATCGCGCCCGACAGGCGTGCACCGCACATGGCCAAATTACATCGCGGCGGAAGCGGCACGAGGCAACGAGTTTAACGGATGGAGCAGCGGTAACCCGCCGGCACATGAAACCATACTGCCATTCACACGGCTTCTGGGCGGGCCTATGGACTACACGCCGGGTATCTTCGAAATAAAAATGAATATCTATGACCCTGCCAAGACCGAGCAGGTACATACAACTCTGGCTAAGCAGCTGGCGCTATATGTAACGCTGTACAGCCCGTTGCAAATGGCGGCCGACCTGCCTGAAAATTATGAGAAATATCCCGATGCCTTCCAGTTTATAAAAGATGTGGCAGCTGACTGGGATGATACCAAGGTGCTTGAAGCCGAGCCGGGCGATTACCTGACGATTGCCCGTAAAGAAAAAGGTAAAGAAAACTGGTTTCTGGGCGCAATTACAGATGAAAACGTGCGGCAGGCAACGGTATCGCTTGACTTCCTAACACCGGGCAAAAAATACAAGGCCGTAATTTACCAGGACGGTAAGAATGCGCATTGGGAAAAGAACCCAAAAAGCTACGAGATAAAAACACAGACAGTTACATCAAAGTCAAAACTCAAGCTTAACCTGGCCGCGGGCGGTGGTACAGCCATAAGCTTTATGCCGGTAAACTAA
- a CDS encoding family 43 glycosylhydrolase encodes MERLFAIILFVLSAQYAIAQQQTYCNPINIDYGYCPIPAFVQNGKHRATADPVITFFKNKYYLFSTNQWGYWHSGNMLDWTFVPRKFLRPEHKVYDELCAPSLSFVNDTLLVVGSTHGKDFPIWMSTKPEGDNWKELVHKFEAGAWDPQIFWDKEKDEVYLYYGSSNMYPLYGVKLNRKTFQPEGEVIPVLALNDDEHGWERFGEHNDNTFLQPFTEGAFMTKHNGKYYLQYGAPGTEFSGYADGVYVGDNPLGPFTYQPHNPFSYKPGGFARGAGHGATYQDANNAYWHVSTVVLSVKNNFERRLGIWPAGFDADGIMYSNTAYGDYPTYLPLAKKEHTGLNSFRGWMLLNYNKPIQVSSTLGGFNANYANDEDIKTYWSAKTANKGEYIITDLGEISTVNAVQINYADQDVDIMGKPDTTTGHKYILYTSNDGKKWNVLVDKSKSTKDVPHEYIELQKAAQARYIKLENIAMPTGKFAISGLRVFGLGKGPNPGMVKNFVPLRAEPKKKGERRSVWFKWQQEPNADGYVIYFGKSPDKMYGSIMVYGKNEYYFNGLDRSDAYYFQIEAFNNNGIGPKTEIKKSE; translated from the coding sequence ATGGAGAGACTGTTTGCAATTATACTATTTGTTTTGTCTGCGCAATACGCTATTGCACAGCAGCAAACCTATTGCAACCCCATTAATATTGATTACGGGTATTGCCCTATACCCGCTTTTGTGCAGAATGGCAAGCACAGGGCTACTGCCGATCCGGTAATTACCTTCTTCAAAAACAAATACTATTTGTTTTCAACCAACCAGTGGGGGTATTGGCACAGCGGTAACATGCTTGACTGGACATTCGTTCCGCGCAAGTTCCTTCGTCCCGAGCATAAAGTATATGATGAGCTTTGTGCGCCGTCATTATCGTTTGTAAATGATACGCTGTTGGTTGTAGGGTCAACACACGGTAAGGATTTTCCGATATGGATGAGTACCAAACCTGAAGGCGACAACTGGAAAGAGCTGGTGCATAAGTTTGAAGCCGGTGCCTGGGACCCGCAGATATTCTGGGATAAAGAAAAAGATGAAGTGTACTTGTATTATGGTTCGAGCAACATGTACCCATTGTATGGCGTGAAGCTGAACCGGAAGACTTTTCAGCCGGAAGGTGAAGTTATTCCGGTTCTGGCGCTGAATGACGATGAACACGGTTGGGAACGTTTTGGGGAACACAACGATAACACCTTTTTGCAGCCTTTTACCGAAGGCGCATTTATGACGAAGCACAACGGTAAATACTACCTGCAATATGGCGCACCGGGTACCGAGTTCAGCGGGTATGCCGATGGCGTATACGTGGGCGACAATCCGCTGGGGCCGTTTACTTACCAGCCGCATAATCCTTTCTCGTATAAGCCCGGAGGCTTCGCAAGAGGGGCAGGGCATGGTGCAACTTACCAGGATGCTAACAATGCATACTGGCATGTATCTACAGTAGTGCTTTCGGTAAAAAATAATTTTGAGAGAAGGCTGGGTATATGGCCCGCGGGCTTTGATGCTGACGGGATCATGTACAGCAACACAGCGTATGGTGATTACCCAACGTATCTTCCTTTGGCTAAAAAGGAACACACCGGTTTAAATTCTTTCAGAGGCTGGATGCTGCTGAACTATAACAAGCCAATACAGGTTTCAAGTACATTAGGCGGATTCAATGCTAATTATGCCAATGATGAAGATATAAAGACGTATTGGTCAGCAAAGACGGCCAACAAAGGTGAATATATTATTACAGATTTAGGCGAAATAAGCACTGTAAACGCCGTGCAGATAAACTATGCCGACCAGGATGTAGATATCATGGGAAAGCCCGACACCACAACAGGGCACAAGTACATCCTCTACACATCAAACGATGGGAAGAAATGGAATGTGCTTGTTGATAAAAGCAAAAGCACAAAAGATGTCCCGCACGAATATATTGAACTGCAAAAAGCTGCACAGGCGCGATACATAAAACTTGAGAATATTGCAATGCCGACCGGTAAATTCGCTATTAGCGGGCTGCGTGTGTTTGGCTTGGGTAAAGGGCCTAATCCCGGTATGGTGAAGAACTTTGTCCCACTCCGTGCCGAACCTAAAAAGAAAGGCGAGCGCCGCAGTGTATGGTTCAAATGGCAGCAGGAGCCCAATGCTGATGGGTATGTAATTTACTTCGGGAAGTCGCCTGATAAGATGTACGGTTCCATTATGGTATACGGAAAGAATGAATATTACTTTAACGGTCTCGACAGGAGCGATGCATATTACTTCCAGATAGAAGCATTCAATAACAACGGTATAGGGCCAAAAACAGAAATCAAAAAATCAGAATAA